A stretch of DNA from Takifugu rubripes chromosome 15, fTakRub1.2, whole genome shotgun sequence:
ttacatgcacaaacacaggtgCTCATTCAGTGGAGGCCGTCTCATCACACTCGTGAGGACTAAATGAGCTCCAGCGAGAACCAACACAGGTGAGTGGGGAAGAAAACAGAACACAATTCAGAACTCGTGGCGTTTCCAAGGTTTCACAGCAGCATCCCTCACGCAGTCATGTCAAAGAGAGAAACCTCAAGCTGTCCTTGCTTGCGAAGGCACCTTTTAAAACAAGGTCCCTGGAACATCTCAActttgaacaaaataaaaaatataaaaacttATTTCCAAAAACCAAGAGCTGCATTGAACGACCAGATCGACTGTGAGGCAGATGCCCAGTGAAAGAAATAGAGCATTAGCATCTTTAAGCTAACCTGTGGCAAGTGACAGGTTGGAATATGTCACCTAAACTTAATCATGTGTGACCGTTACTTATCAGATTCACAGGTGACTGCTGCAGCAGGCAGTAAATATACTCTCTGTTGCCTTTCGTGTGGGTAAAACACCAGCCTGAAGCAGCAGGCATTCATCCTACAATCGTGCAGCAAGACACAACAAGCTGCTTTAGAAAATAGAGAACATCCTTTATGGTGACTTACGGTTCAGAACGTAGGGTTTAATCACGATGCTGCCAGATGGTTTGGCCTCCGTTTCTCCActgaaaaactgaaaatgaacaataaGAGACCAATTAGAATCAATTTAAACTAACTGGAATACaagttttatttgtttacatAGTcacaaagcacattttaatagcAGACTTCTTCAGTTTTCTTACAATCCTTTATTGTGAGGAGCACTATATCGCCCCCATCTGGTAAAAATTTGAGATTATTTTGTACAGTGCGAACATTTAacgctgtaattttttttttaatttgttttttaactcGGTAATTTTTCCATCGGTTAGGACCCCTGTTGGTCAGTGGAAATCACAGTGAATCGCAGCCCGAACGATCCACTCGGAAATTTTAAGCCCAGCAGCAGATTTTTGCTGTCATTATTCTAAATCATCTTTAAAATATGGACCCCAGAGGAGAAGCATCGGGACCAATCACTTTTTATTCTCTCTCAAATGCTATATACACACACGTCCCATTTAAGttgatttaaatttaaaagttGATTTACTCACGCTGGCTTTCTTTAATGGCAGAGAGCGGTTTGGGTCAAAAGCCAGCCCCatgtcctgcaggttcctgGCCATAGTCTTTCTGTTGTCCCATGCATTTCTGATCTGTGGGCTGAAAATGAGGATACGCAATACGACTCAGTAAAGTTAAAGGAAAACAGATCATGTACGCAGATGGTCCAacttttaaaagacaggaaCGAGCAGATTCAACACTTAAACGGAAACTAATGAAATACAAGCACGTTGAAGGTAAAACACTGCATGTTTCTCAACTGTCTTGGATGTCAACCCTGTAAACAGCGGGTGTTGTTTCACATGCTCCAGCTAGCTACCATGCTAACGGGATCTTAGCTCTTACTTTTCTATCCTCGGGTTGTATTTCTTCAATAacttcttcttcagcttcttcctgtcCTGTTCATAGTTATACTTCTTCTTCCTCCCGGACTTCTTTGCTTTTGGCATTTTGGGGATTCGTGTCTCTGAAGATTTCTAATAGAAAACTCCGCTCACTCCGAGAACACAACGTGCGACAAAGGAAGTAGAAGTTTGTTTTGTTCCGGTCATGTGATCAGAAGCCACGCCCCTCACACGGACGTCATCGTTGAGAGTGCAAATCTCTTCTTAAAGACGTATATTAATCATTGTataaatatttgaatgaaaaatgTAATTCATAAAATTGGCTTTAGCAAGCATAAAGTACAGCTATCataaaaagacattaatttAATATATGAAGGATGATCACGATTTAAAAATTGATTACTTTTGCTTTATTCCGTAACTGGATACATTCAATAGATAGTCTATCTCTAATCTAGGATAAAATATTCGAACGGCTTGTGAAGACGTTGTAGCCAAGTGAAGCATGGTAATAAATAGAATTTCACAAATTTTATTGACAATGTTGATCATTGAGACCTAGTGGGAAAACAGCTGCGAGGCACCAGCAGAACAGGATGTTTGCGGTCGCCTGTGAAACCACACAGAGACCCACTTCTTGCAAATTTTTGTAATGGTCCCGATAAAGATCATTATATCTCTCCTTCGACGTCATAAAAAATAGTTTTACGATCATAGACGATAGTGAAATGATCAAAGTTAGGCACCCCCCCTTGCAGGGGCAACAGTTGGTCTCTAGGGGTCAACCTGAGACAACAGTTGCAAAAACTGTTTCTCTGAAGCAACAAataatttagaagaataaatgGGAGACCATATTTATAAAATGTTGACTAAAATTGATAAATACTTGGTTAGTAAAGTTGTTCATCTGATCATGTCTTTAACATCGAATAATCAGCCTTACACCTAACTGATGACGTTTATCACATTCCCTAAATATTTAgtaattaaaaacatcaaagctaTGTCATCCATACGGGATAATTGTATTCCTAGGGATGAGAATTGTATGCACCGGTTTCCGGGAGAAGCCATCatggagttaaaaaaaaaaaaaaaaagatcaataacTGTCTCAGAGCCTGTATGAGATGATCTTAATGCACCTTTAATGCTCTGTGGTGCTTCCATCGATCCATGCAGCAGAGTCCACTCTGACACGACTGAAGGATGATGAGCCACAAACTGCAGGGAGTCACAAACGATGTCCGACATTACTGCACAGCAGCCATTCTGATCAATGCTTCCATCTTTGTGAAACGagcctttttagttttaaacatTTGCATAGCGTCGCTGCGAGCATGTGCGAATCAGCAGGTTTCGGGAAATTGTAATGTTAAATGTCGTTTAAATAGATAAAAAGATGGAAATCCCAGATCGTGTTAGAGAAATTATAAACTGCTGCGTGAAAAGCAGTTTTAGCCATGAGCCTCTCCCCATCAATgcctcattattattattattattattattattattattataaccaTAATTGGAGTCGAAAAATGGTTTGTTTTAATAATTCTTAAACCTGGGTAAGGTTTAAgcgaaaatataaaaaatatatatatatatttagagtATATCCGGAACTTATACATTAGCATTTATACGCTTATACattagctgctaatgctagctagcATAAGCAGCTAATGCTTGCTAACACCGAGTGCTTGTAAAGCAAGTGGAAAAATCACTGTATAGGTGTAAATCAATGCCAGATTTAaagagtttgtgtgtttcttcacTTTGACGGTGTACGGGGCGGACCCTggcgggagaggaggagaaggaggcggaGGGAGAGCCGAGGAGGAGGCGGACTGTAACCGGACAGGAGGGTGCCGAAGCAGGAACGCAGTCTTCAGTTTCTAACTCCTC
This window harbors:
- the nop16 gene encoding nucleolar protein 16, with protein sequence MPKAKKSGRKKKYNYEQDRKKLKKKLLKKYNPRIENPQIRNAWDNRKTMARNLQDMGLAFDPNRSLPLKKASFFSGETEAKPSGSIVIKPYVLNQLEQEASLPEKDSKTLSSDLIEYVQHMIREHGDNYKAMARDEKNYYQDTPKQIRRKVGEYRRCHPEQFNTFVESLGLSRPMDL